The proteins below come from a single Psychrobacter sp. PL19 genomic window:
- the hisG gene encoding ATP phosphoribosyltransferase → MTEKTETEQIEHLPTSVLVNEVNDEFTGLTLALSKGRILEETMPLLKAAGVDLLEDPEASRKLIFPTSNPNVRVLILRASDVPTYVEHGAADFGVAGKDVLLEHGANHVYELLDLQIAQCKLMTAGVKGAPLPNRRLRIATKYVNVARAYFASQGQQVDVIKLYGSMELAPLVGLGDLIVDVVDTGNTLRANGLEARDHICDVSSRLIVNQVSYKRKFALLEPILDSFKDSIATAS, encoded by the coding sequence ATGACTGAAAAAACTGAGACTGAGCAAATCGAACACCTACCAACCAGTGTTTTAGTGAATGAAGTGAATGATGAGTTTACTGGATTGACGCTGGCCTTATCTAAAGGGCGTATTTTAGAAGAAACCATGCCACTATTAAAGGCAGCAGGCGTTGATTTACTCGAAGATCCTGAAGCGTCACGCAAACTTATCTTTCCGACTTCAAACCCTAATGTCCGTGTACTGATTTTACGGGCCAGTGATGTCCCCACTTATGTGGAACATGGTGCTGCCGACTTTGGAGTCGCTGGTAAAGACGTATTGCTTGAGCATGGTGCCAATCATGTCTATGAGTTATTAGATTTGCAAATCGCTCAATGTAAGTTAATGACTGCTGGCGTTAAAGGGGCGCCGCTACCCAATCGCCGTCTGCGCATCGCGACTAAATACGTTAATGTCGCGCGTGCTTACTTTGCCAGTCAAGGTCAGCAAGTCGATGTCATTAAGCTCTACGGCTCAATGGAACTTGCGCCACTGGTAGGTTTAGGGGATTTAATCGTCGATGTGGTCGATACCGGTAATACGCTACGTGCTAACGGTCTTGAGGCACGTGACCATATTTGCGATGTGTCCTCACGCCTCATTGTCAATCAAGTCAGTTATAAGCGCAAATTTGCGCTGCTTGAGCCAATTCTTGATAGTTTTAAAGACAGCATCGCTACCGCTTCGTAA
- the hisC gene encoding histidinol-phosphate transaminase — translation MSEQKIDSRLWSTKARNLSPYVPGEQSEHDNLCKLNTNENPFPPSPKVGEAVTAVLAHQADELRLYPAPESDDLRAALAQLHGLDINQVFVGNGSDEVLALVFASFFLKERPVLAPDISYSFYPVYAQTFGVELLQIALEADFSIDPDAYRQPCSGIIIANPNAPTGLLLSLSDIRKLASEHSNSVIVIDEAYIDFAYTDEGGSDTAVSAVSLINEFDNILVTQTFSKSRSLAGLRVGMAFGNVSLIEALTRMKNSFNSYPLDKLAQAGATASVLDTAYFEQTLQQVIALRDSLTAQLTALDYKVLPSHANFIFARPKDGNASEIARVLREQGIMVRHFDRPRTQEYLRITVGTAAQHERLISALKALQTQDDAVTN, via the coding sequence ATGAGCGAACAAAAGATTGATAGTAGACTTTGGTCAACCAAAGCACGTAACTTGTCACCTTATGTACCTGGCGAACAGTCTGAGCATGATAATTTATGCAAACTAAATACTAACGAAAACCCATTTCCTCCTTCACCAAAAGTAGGTGAGGCCGTCACCGCTGTTTTGGCGCATCAAGCTGACGAGTTACGCCTGTATCCTGCGCCTGAATCTGACGATTTGCGTGCTGCATTAGCACAATTACATGGTTTAGATATCAACCAAGTATTTGTGGGTAATGGCTCGGATGAGGTTTTAGCCCTAGTATTTGCCAGTTTCTTCCTCAAAGAGCGTCCAGTGTTAGCGCCGGATATTAGCTACAGTTTTTACCCTGTCTATGCCCAAACTTTTGGGGTTGAGCTATTGCAGATTGCACTTGAGGCTGATTTTAGTATCGACCCTGATGCCTATCGTCAGCCTTGTAGCGGTATTATCATCGCCAATCCAAATGCACCAACGGGGCTATTATTATCGCTAAGCGATATTCGTAAGCTTGCTAGTGAGCATTCTAATTCGGTGATTGTCATTGATGAGGCTTATATTGATTTTGCGTACACGGATGAGGGCGGTTCAGACACTGCGGTATCAGCGGTTAGTTTGATTAACGAGTTTGATAACATCTTAGTCACACAAACCTTTTCAAAATCTCGTTCGCTTGCTGGACTGCGAGTGGGAATGGCTTTTGGTAATGTATCATTAATCGAAGCGCTGACCCGTATGAAAAATAGCTTTAATAGCTATCCATTAGATAAGTTGGCACAAGCAGGCGCCACGGCTAGTGTGTTAGATACAGCGTACTTTGAGCAAACTCTTCAGCAGGTTATAGCGTTACGCGACTCATTGACCGCTCAGCTGACCGCACTGGACTATAAGGTATTGCCATCGCATGCCAATTTCATATTTGCGCGTCCTAAGGATGGTAATGCCAGTGAAATAGCCCGTGTGTTACGTGAGCAGGGTATTATGGTGCGCCACTTTGATAGACCACGTACTCAGGAGTATTTGCGTATTACTGTTGGTACCGCCGCACAACATGAGCGTCTCATTAGTGCGCTAAAAGCACTGCAAACCCAGGACGATGCTGTTACTAATTAG
- the hisD gene encoding histidinol dehydrogenase, with amino-acid sequence MRQLSTQDVDFEQQLTALLAFETVNDANLLKTVDDIIAQVRADGDGVVLALTQQFDQHPATAMSELELSKEALAEAFSSLDDEVRAALTTAASRVQTFHERQVQETWYYNDELGNRLGQKVTALDRVGIYVPGGLASYPSSVLMNAIPAKVAGVAEIIMVVPAPKGVLNPLVLAAAHLAQVDRVFTIGGAQAVAALAYGTETIPAVDKITGPGNKYVAAAKRAVFGQVGIDMIAGPSEVLVYAEGEADDRADWLAMDLLSQAEHDRIAQAIFVTTSAEQLAAVAAEIEKALTELPKADIACDSLQNRGALILVKDREEGMAVINRIAPEHLELSVDDPDALLDDIRHAGAIFMGRHTPEAIGDYCAGPNHVLPTSGTARFSSPLGVYDFQKKSSIIYCSESGSKPLAETADILAQHEDLEAHARSARYRYQ; translated from the coding sequence ATGCGCCAGTTAAGTACCCAAGATGTCGATTTTGAGCAGCAGTTAACAGCGCTGCTTGCTTTTGAAACGGTTAACGATGCCAACTTGTTAAAAACGGTTGATGACATCATCGCTCAGGTACGTGCTGACGGTGATGGCGTGGTATTAGCGTTAACTCAGCAATTTGATCAGCATCCAGCAACGGCTATGAGCGAGTTAGAGCTATCAAAAGAGGCGCTCGCTGAAGCTTTTTCGTCTCTTGATGATGAGGTAAGAGCGGCATTAACGACTGCTGCATCACGGGTACAAACCTTTCACGAACGTCAAGTTCAAGAAACCTGGTATTATAATGATGAACTGGGTAATCGCTTAGGTCAGAAAGTCACCGCACTTGATCGGGTGGGTATTTATGTACCGGGCGGCTTGGCTTCTTATCCCTCTTCAGTGCTGATGAATGCTATTCCTGCTAAAGTTGCTGGGGTTGCTGAAATTATCATGGTCGTGCCAGCACCAAAAGGCGTACTCAATCCACTGGTACTGGCAGCAGCACATTTGGCGCAAGTTGATCGAGTCTTTACGATTGGTGGCGCCCAAGCGGTAGCCGCATTGGCGTATGGTACCGAAACGATACCAGCAGTGGATAAAATTACTGGCCCAGGTAATAAGTATGTTGCTGCGGCCAAACGGGCAGTGTTTGGGCAAGTGGGCATTGACATGATTGCAGGTCCCTCTGAAGTGCTGGTGTATGCTGAAGGTGAGGCAGATGACCGTGCCGATTGGCTGGCGATGGATTTATTATCCCAAGCCGAGCATGATCGTATCGCCCAAGCAATTTTTGTAACTACTAGTGCAGAGCAGCTGGCAGCAGTAGCAGCAGAGATTGAAAAAGCGTTAACAGAGCTGCCAAAAGCAGACATTGCCTGTGATTCATTACAAAATCGAGGGGCGCTTATCTTGGTTAAAGACCGAGAGGAGGGCATGGCAGTCATTAATCGGATAGCACCTGAACATTTAGAGCTGTCTGTTGATGACCCTGATGCGCTGCTTGACGACATTCGTCATGCTGGCGCTATCTTTATGGGTCGTCATACGCCAGAGGCGATTGGTGATTACTGTGCAGGACCGAATCATGTGTTGCCGACCTCAGGTACTGCAAGATTTTCCTCGCCGCTTGGTGTTTATGACTTTCAAAAGAAGTCATCGATTATTTATTGCAGTGAAAGTGGTAGTAAGCCACTTGCTGAGACCGCAGATATTTTAGCGCAGCATGAAGACCTAGAAGCGCATGCGCGTTCAGCTCGCTATCGTTATCAGTAA